The stretch of DNA CGTCTCGATGGGCGAGACGTGCTGGATGCCCGCGTTGTTGACCAGGATGTCCACGTGACCGAAGCGCTTGACCGCCTCGGCCACCGCCGCCTTGCAGGCCTCGCCATCGGTCAGGTCGGCCTGGAAGAAGACCGCGCCGGCCTTCTCGGCGACCTCCTTGCCGGCCGGGTTGAAGTCCACGGCCAGCACCTGATGGCCCAGCTCGCAGAAATGGCGGACCACGGCCTCGCCGATGCCGCTGCTGGTCCCGGTGACCAGGGCGACGCGGGGGGTGGAAGCATTGGCGGTCATGCGTGACTCCTCTTGTAGAATTATTCGGCCTCCCGCGGGCGGCGTGCCCCGAAGGCAGGACCCGGCATGTCGATGGCGGTGTCCCTGTCCGCCCCCAGCATAAGGGCAATGACGCAGCGCGTCATCCACTCAGGGCATCGGCGCGGCGGGGGTCATGACCCGCTCCATCAGCCGCTGGGCGAGGCGGCTGGCCGCCTGGAGGGAGTCGACGTCGGAGAGGTCGTCCAGCAGCTCGCACCGCCACCAGCCGTCCGACCCGTCGAGGGGTTCCCGGGCGAAGGGGTAGCGGCCGGCGGGTAACGCCAGGGTCAGTGACGACGCCTCCCCGGTCGCGACGGCCTCGTCGTCGATCACCAGCGCCAGCGAAAGCGAGACCGGCGTGACCAGGGCCCCGAGCAGCCCGCGGCGGCCGTCCGCCAGGGTATGGGGCTGGAAGCAGAGCGCATCCACACCCAGCCGGGGATTGTAATGGGGCTGGCCCTTGGCGGCCTTCAGGTAGTGGCGAGTCCAGGCCTCGGCCAGGCGACTCAGCCGCGCGTACTGGTCGGCACTCAATGCCTGCATGGTGTCCTCCGGGTCGGCGGGGCGGCCAGTATAGCCGCCGCCCCTTGCCCCTCGCATTCCGTCCCGCGTAGCGGACAGTCGGCAGGGGCAGGGGGAGCTGCTAGCATGAAGGGCCGTTCGCCCCCTGCCGAGGAGCCGCCATGACCCCCGCCCAGCGCCTGGAGATCGCCGTCGATATCGCCCGCGAGGCCGGCCAGATGATCATCGCCGCCCGCGAGGGTCAGGCCTTCGGTCATCGCTACAAGCACGGCCACGAGCTGGTCACCGATACCGACGTCGAGGTGGACACGCGGATCAGCGAGCGCCTGGACGAGCACTTCGCCGACGAGGCCCGCCTCAGCGAGGAGCTGACCCCGGACCGCGAGGCGCTGTCGACCCCCCAGGCGCTCTGGGTGGTGGACCCCATCGACGGCACGGTCAACTTCGCCCACGGCCTGCGCCATGTGGCGGTCTCCATCGGCTGGGCCAGCGAGGGCATGACCCGCCTCGGGGTGGTGCATGCCCCCTTCCTCGGGGAGACCTTCACCGCCCTGGAGGGCCAGGGCGCCTGGTGCAACGGCGAGCCGATACGCGCCAGCCGCACCGGCAGCCTGATGCACTGCCTGGTGGGCACCGGCTTCCCCTACCGCCGCGACAGCCGTCCGCCGCTGATGCGTCGCCTCACCGCGGTGCTCGCCCGCTGCCAGGACGTGCGGCGCAACGGCTCGGCGGCCCTGGACCTGTGCGACGTGGCCTGCGGCCGGCTGGACGCCTACTACGAGAGCGTCTCGCCCTGGGACTGCGCAGCGGGCTGGCTGATCGCCCGCGAGGCCGGCGCCCGCACCGGGCATCTCTACCCGGTCCCGTCGGGGATCCCGGAGGACCTCTACGGCGAGAACCTGCTGGTGACCGCCCCGGAGGTCCACGTCGAGCTCGGCGACCTGCTGCGCCGGGCCGATGCCGGCGAGATCGATATCTGAGGGCCCGCCGGGTACAGCGATAGCGGCCCTCCATCGCCGCGCAAGGGGGCGGCTATTGGCGAAAGGGCGCGCGCTCCGTCACAATGCGGCCTGTTTCTTGACCTCTTAACATTGCCACGCACCACGCCGTGCCAGGAGTCGCTTCATGTTCGTCGTCATCTTCGGTCGTCCCGCCTGCCCCTTCTGCGACCGCGCCAAGGCGCTGGCCGCGAGGCTCGAGAGCGCCGGCGCCATCGAGGGTCACCGCTACGTCGACATCCATGCGGAGGGCATCACCAAGGCCGACCTGGAGAAGACCATCGGCCAGCCGGTGCACACCGTGCCGCAGATCTTCGTCGACCAGACCCACGTCGGCGGCTTCACCGAATTCGACCGCTATGTCCGCGACAACGCCCTGATGTCGGCCACCGTCTGAGCCGACGCCGCCAGCGGTGACGAGGACGCCGCCATCCCCTCGGGGTGGCGGCGTCCTCGCGTTCAGCGGTGCTACCCTTGGAGCAGTTTCCCCTGCCCGGAGTCCCGCCATGGACCGCCCCCTCGTCGAGCCGGATCCCGACCGTCACTGGCACCGGACCGGCGCCGAGCATCGCCGCCTGATCGAGGCCACCCGCCCCCTGTCGCCGCTGCGCACCGCGGTGGTCCACCCCTGCGATACGCCGTCACTGGCCGGCGCCCTGGCGGCCTGGCGGGAGGGGGTCATCGAACCGCTGCTGGTCGGCCCGCGCGCGCGCATCGAGGCGACCGCCGAGGCCCTGGGCGAGGCCATCGACGGGCTGACGCTGGTCGACACGCCCCACAGCCACGCCTCCGCCGAGCAGGCCGTGCGCCTCGCCGCCGAGGGCAAGGCCGAGGCGCTGATGAAGGGCGCCCTGCACACCGACGAACTGATGAGCGCGGCCGTCGCGCGCCAGGCGGGACTGCGCACCGAGCGCTGGATGAGCCACGTCTACGCCCTGGACGTGCCGAGCTATCCGCGCCCGCTGATGATCTCCGATGCGGCCCTGCACATCACCCCGGACCTGGCCACCAAGGCCGACATCATCCAGAACGCCATCGACCTGGCCCGGGCCATCGGCATCGAGCGCCCGCGGGTGGCGGTGCTCTCGGCGGTGGAGACGGTGCGCGCCACCCTCCCCTCGACCATCGAGGCCGCGGCCCTGTGCAAGATGGCCGAGCGCGGCCAGATCGAGGGCGGCGTGCTCGACGGTCCCCTGGCGATCGACAACGCCGTCTCCCTCACCGCGGCCCACCAGAAGGGGCTCGGCTCCCCGGTGGCGGGCCAGGCCGACATCCTCATCGCCCCGGATCTCGAGGCCGCCAACATGATCGCCAAGCTGCTGATCCACCTCGCCGGGGCTCAGGCCGCGGGCCTGGTGGTCGGCGCCCGGGTGCCGATCATGCTGACCAGCCGGGCGGACGATGTGGAGACTCGCCTGGCCTCGGCCGCCCTCGCCCAGCTGCTGGTGCGGCGCCAGGCCGCCGGAGGCGAGGGGTGAGCCGTGTTCTGGTGCTCAATGCCGGCTCGGCGACCCTGAAGTTCGGGCTCTACGAGCAGGACGCCTGCCGGCTGCGGGGCCTGGTGGATCGCATCGGCGACGCCCCGGCGCTGCGCCTTCACAGCGGCGAGGTCGACACCGCCGGCTTCGCCCCGGCGGAGGTCGGCCACGCCGGGGTGGCCGAGGCGCTGCTCGACTGGCTGGACGACTGCATCGGCCTCGACGACCTGGCCGGAGTGGGCCACCGGGTGGTCCACGGGGGAACGGAACTGGCCGAGCCGGTGCGGCTGGATGCCGATCGGCTCACGTACCTGACGGGCCTCGAGCCCCTGGCGCCGCTGCACCAGCCCCACGCCCTGGCAATCGTCCGCGACCTGCTCGCCCGCCATCCGGAGCTGCCCCAAGTGGCCTGCTTCGATACCGCCTTCCACCGGACCCAGCCGCGCCTCCGGCAGCTCTTCGCCCTGCCCCGGCGACTCGCCGACGAGGGGGTGCTGCGCTACGGCTTCCACGGCCTCTCCTATGCCCATGTGGCCCGCCGCCTGGCCGAGGTGGTCGGTCCGGCCAGCGCCCAGGGCCGCGTGGTGGTGGCCCACCTGGGGCAGGGATGCAGCCTGTGCGCCCTGGAGGCGGGACGCAGCGTCGCCACCTCCATGGGCTTCACGGCCCTCGATGGCATGATGATGGGCAGTCGCTGCGGCCGCCTCGACCCCGGCGTGGTGCTCTACCTGCTGAGGGAGCGCGGCATGAGCGTCGACGAGGTGGAACGGCTGCTCTACCACGACAGCGGCCTGCTCGGCGTCTCGGGCCTCTCCGCCGACATGCGCGACCTGCTGGGCAGTCACGACGCTCACGCCGCCGAGGCGGTGGCGCTGTTCATCGACCGCCTGATCGGCGAGATCGGCACCCTGGTGGCGCTGCTCGGCGGCCTCGACGCCCTGGTCTTCACCGGCGGCATCGGCGAGCATGCCGCCGAGATCCGCCAGCGGACCCTGCACCGCCTGGGCTGGCTCGGCATCACCCTGGATGCACCGGCCAACGCCCGCCATGACCTGCGCATCGACCGGGGCCATTCGTCGGTGCCAAGGGGCCCGGCCGTGGCCGTCATCCCCACCGATGAGGAGGGTGAGATGGCCCTCGGCACCCGCGCCTGCCTGGCCCGTGAGGGAGCGTCTTTCCCGCGTTGAATGCCCCCCCGGCCTCGCTGCCTATACTGGCGCTGCAAGCACGGACAGGGCATTCGAGGGAGGGACAGGGCACGATGCAACCGGAAGAGTTCGTCCAGCAGCTGTGGCTGGACTATATCCACCATCACCCGGAGGTCGGGGGGCTGCGGCTGTGGCCCGTGGAGGCGCCGGCGGAATATCTGGCGATCCTCACCCTGAATCACGGCCCCTGGGCCATGGAGGCGCTGACCCCGACGCTGGTGCATTTCGGCTATCGCCCCCAGCACCGCTATGCCATGGCCGACCGCGGCCTGCTCGCCACCCTGTTCAGCGCCCCGGGCGACGGCGCCTGGATCCTGCTCGCCGAGCTGCAGCTCGGCACCCTGTCGCGCCAGCCCCGGGAACGCCTCAAGACGCTGGTCGCCGATGCCGATCCGCGCGAGGCCCGCAGCCAGGCCCTGCTCTGCCATGGCCGCTGCTGGTCGATGCCCGACTGGGCCACCTACCAGACCCTGCACCAGGCCCACCCGCTGGCCGGCTGGCTCTCGGTGATGGGGCCGCGCGTGCACCACGCCGGCTTCGACTGCCAGCGGCTGGGAATCGACATCAAGGTCCTCGACGAGCGGCTCCAGCAGGCCGGCCTCACCGGCAGCCGGGACCGTCATCACGGCCTCTTCCCCGTCTCGCCGCTGCTCAACTACCGCTTCTATGCCACCAGCTCGCGGCGCCTGGCCTTCGCCGAGGGCGACGAGCATCGGATCGGCCTCGGCGGCCTGGCGCTGGTGCAGAAACAGGTCACGGCCAACCAGGAACGTGCCGCCGAACTGCTGTTGCCCCTCCACACCCGCTGCGAGATCTCCTGACCCTGTCATCCACAGATTCTGTGGATAACGCTGTGAATCCCCCCGGGGAACGTCACCCCGACCGTGATGCCAGGGGCCTGTCGCCGCCATGGTCAGTTTTTCGACAGTCCGTTCACCGTTCCCCAGACGACAGCGGCCCGGGCGCTGGGCCCGGGCCGCTGTCGTCACGATGCGTCGCGCGGATCACTCGTCGAAGGTCATCTCAGGGACATGGTCGGGCACGACCAGCGTGCCCGCGGTCAGCGACTTGATCTCCTCGACGGAGACCCCCGGCGCGCGCTCCTTGAGGTGGAAGGCGCCGTCCTTGATCTCCAGGTAGGCCAGGTCGGTCAGCACCCGGTTGATGCAGCCGGCGCCGGTCAGCGGCAGGTTGCACGATTCCAGCAGCTTGGACTCGCCGTGCTTGGAGGCGTGGGTCATGGTGCAGATGATGTTCTCGGCGCCGGCCACCAGGTCCATGGCACCGCCCATGCCCTTGATCAGCTTACCGGGGATCATCCAGGACGCGATGTTGCCGTTCTGGTCGACCTCGAAGGCCCCCAGCACGGTCAGGTCCACGTGGCCGCCGCGGATCATGGCGAAGGACTCGGCGGACGAGAAGATCGCCGCGCCGGGACGCGCCGTAACCGTTTCCTTGCCGGCATTGATCATGTCCGGATCGACCTCGTCCTCGGTGGGATAGAGGCCCATGCCCAGCAGGCCGTTCTCGGATTGCAGCATCACGTCGATGCCGTCGGGGATATAGTTGGCCACCAGGGTCGGAATGCCGATGCCCAGGTTGACGTAGAAACCGTCTTCGAGTTCGCGCGCCACGCGCTGTGCCATCTGTTCGCGAGTGAGTGCCATCTTGTTGCCTCTTGTGGTCGGTGGAGAAGCGGTTGCAGGAAGCGCCGGCGGAGTCGCCGGTCGTCACGTGCAGAAGGGCGTTCAGCCCTTGCGCACGGTGCGCTTCTCGATGCGCTTCTCGAAGGTGCCCTGGATGATGCGGTCGACGTAGATCCCCGGCGTGTGGATCTGGTCCGGCTTGAGCTCGCCCGGCTCGACGATCTCCTCGACCTCGACCACGGTGATCTTGCCCGCGGTGGCGGCCATCGGGTTGAAGTTCTGGGCGGTGTCGTGAAAACAGACGTTGCCATAGCGATCGGCCTTCCAGCCCTTGACGATGGCGAAGTCGCCGACCACCGACTCCTCGAGGATGTAGTGGCGCCCGTTGAACTCGCGCACCTCCTTGCCCTCGCCGATCGGCGTACCGTAGCCGGTGGCGGTATAGAAGGCGGGGATGCCGGCGCCGCCGGCGCGCATCTTCTCGGCCAGGGTCCCCTGGGGGGTCAGCACGACCTCGATCTCGTCGTTGAGCATCTGCTTCTCGAAGAGAGCGTTCTCGCCGACGTAGGAGGCATGGATCCGGCTGATCTGCTTGTCTTCCAGCAGCAGGCCCAGGCCGAAGCCGTCGACGCCGCAGTTGTTGGACCACACCGTCAGGTCCTTCACGCCGCGACGCTTGATCTCGGCGATCAGGTTCTCGGGGATGCCGCAGAGGCCGAAACCGCCGGCGATCACGGTCATGCCGTCCGCGATGCCGTCCATTGCCTCTTCGTAGGAATACACACGCTTGTCGAATCCGGCCATAGTGGCGCCTCGTGTTGTTGTGGGGTGAGTCGTCGAGTGATTTAACAGAATGTCAGGCAAGTGTTGCTCCTGCCAATATATTTGTTAAGTTTGTTTTATTTATTGATTAATATGTTCCGGCAATAAATTTGACCTTGGTAGCATGCCATGACCGTCAAGCAACTGCGCGCCTTCCTCGCCGTGGCCCGCACCCTGAGCTTCACCCAGGCCTGCGAGCACATGCACCTCTCCCAGCCGGCCCTGAGCCTCGCGATCAAGGGCCTCGAGGAAAGCCTGGGCGGACGCCTGCTGATCCGCAGCACCCGCAGCGTGCGCCTGACACCGGAGGGAGAGTCGCTGGTCCCCCTGGCGAAGCGCCTGATCGCCGAGTGGGACAACACCGAGGAGCTGCTGCGCCAGCGCTTCACCCTGCAGCTCGGCCGCCTGGCGGTAGCCACCATGCCCTCCTTCGCCAGCAACCTGCTGCCACCGGCGCTGCGGGTCTTTCGCCAGCGCCACCCCCGGGTCAACGTCACGGTCCACGACGTGATCAACGAGCAGGTCATCGAGATGGTGCGCGCCCGCCAGGTCGAACTGGGACTGGTGTTCGAGCCCGAGGCCACCGGCAGCCTCTCCTTCACGCCGCTGTTCCGCGACCGCTTCGTCGCCGTGGTGCCGGCCGACTCGCGGCTGGCCGAGCGCACGAGCCTCGGCTGGCCGACACTGATGACCCGCGACTTCATCGCGCTGCAGCGCCCCTCCATGGTGCGCCGGCTGCTCGAGCAGGCGCTGGAGGGCCGCGG from Halomonas aestuarii encodes:
- a CDS encoding CoA transferase subunit B, encoding MALTREQMAQRVARELEDGFYVNLGIGIPTLVANYIPDGIDVMLQSENGLLGMGLYPTEDEVDPDMINAGKETVTARPGAAIFSSAESFAMIRGGHVDLTVLGAFEVDQNGNIASWMIPGKLIKGMGGAMDLVAGAENIICTMTHASKHGESKLLESCNLPLTGAGCINRVLTDLAYLEIKDGAFHLKERAPGVSVEEIKSLTAGTLVVPDHVPEMTFDE
- a CDS encoding inositol monophosphatase family protein; protein product: MTPAQRLEIAVDIAREAGQMIIAAREGQAFGHRYKHGHELVTDTDVEVDTRISERLDEHFADEARLSEELTPDREALSTPQALWVVDPIDGTVNFAHGLRHVAVSIGWASEGMTRLGVVHAPFLGETFTALEGQGAWCNGEPIRASRTGSLMHCLVGTGFPYRRDSRPPLMRRLTAVLARCQDVRRNGSAALDLCDVACGRLDAYYESVSPWDCAAGWLIAREAGARTGHLYPVPSGIPEDLYGENLLVTAPEVHVELGDLLRRADAGEIDI
- a CDS encoding DUF1338 family protein, giving the protein MQPEEFVQQLWLDYIHHHPEVGGLRLWPVEAPAEYLAILTLNHGPWAMEALTPTLVHFGYRPQHRYAMADRGLLATLFSAPGDGAWILLAELQLGTLSRQPRERLKTLVADADPREARSQALLCHGRCWSMPDWATYQTLHQAHPLAGWLSVMGPRVHHAGFDCQRLGIDIKVLDERLQQAGLTGSRDRHHGLFPVSPLLNYRFYATSSRRLAFAEGDEHRIGLGGLALVQKQVTANQERAAELLLPLHTRCEIS
- the hybE gene encoding [NiFe]-hydrogenase assembly chaperone HybE, with the protein product MQALSADQYARLSRLAEAWTRHYLKAAKGQPHYNPRLGVDALCFQPHTLADGRRGLLGALVTPVSLSLALVIDDEAVATGEASSLTLALPAGRYPFAREPLDGSDGWWRCELLDDLSDVDSLQAASRLAQRLMERVMTPAAPMP
- a CDS encoding CoA transferase subunit A; translated protein: MAGFDKRVYSYEEAMDGIADGMTVIAGGFGLCGIPENLIAEIKRRGVKDLTVWSNNCGVDGFGLGLLLEDKQISRIHASYVGENALFEKQMLNDEIEVVLTPQGTLAEKMRAGGAGIPAFYTATGYGTPIGEGKEVREFNGRHYILEESVVGDFAIVKGWKADRYGNVCFHDTAQNFNPMAATAGKITVVEVEEIVEPGELKPDQIHTPGIYVDRIIQGTFEKRIEKRTVRKG
- a CDS encoding bifunctional enoyl-CoA hydratase/phosphate acetyltransferase, encoding MDRPLVEPDPDRHWHRTGAEHRRLIEATRPLSPLRTAVVHPCDTPSLAGALAAWREGVIEPLLVGPRARIEATAEALGEAIDGLTLVDTPHSHASAEQAVRLAAEGKAEALMKGALHTDELMSAAVARQAGLRTERWMSHVYALDVPSYPRPLMISDAALHITPDLATKADIIQNAIDLARAIGIERPRVAVLSAVETVRATLPSTIEAAALCKMAERGQIEGGVLDGPLAIDNAVSLTAAHQKGLGSPVAGQADILIAPDLEAANMIAKLLIHLAGAQAAGLVVGARVPIMLTSRADDVETRLASAALAQLLVRRQAAGGEG
- a CDS encoding GrxA family glutaredoxin — encoded protein: MFVVIFGRPACPFCDRAKALAARLESAGAIEGHRYVDIHAEGITKADLEKTIGQPVHTVPQIFVDQTHVGGFTEFDRYVRDNALMSATV
- a CDS encoding acetate/propionate family kinase, encoding MSRVLVLNAGSATLKFGLYEQDACRLRGLVDRIGDAPALRLHSGEVDTAGFAPAEVGHAGVAEALLDWLDDCIGLDDLAGVGHRVVHGGTELAEPVRLDADRLTYLTGLEPLAPLHQPHALAIVRDLLARHPELPQVACFDTAFHRTQPRLRQLFALPRRLADEGVLRYGFHGLSYAHVARRLAEVVGPASAQGRVVVAHLGQGCSLCALEAGRSVATSMGFTALDGMMMGSRCGRLDPGVVLYLLRERGMSVDEVERLLYHDSGLLGVSGLSADMRDLLGSHDAHAAEAVALFIDRLIGEIGTLVALLGGLDALVFTGGIGEHAAEIRQRTLHRLGWLGITLDAPANARHDLRIDRGHSSVPRGPAVAVIPTDEEGEMALGTRACLAREGASFPR
- a CDS encoding LysR family transcriptional regulator, with amino-acid sequence MTVKQLRAFLAVARTLSFTQACEHMHLSQPALSLAIKGLEESLGGRLLIRSTRSVRLTPEGESLVPLAKRLIAEWDNTEELLRQRFTLQLGRLAVATMPSFASNLLPPALRVFRQRHPRVNVTVHDVINEQVIEMVRARQVELGLVFEPEATGSLSFTPLFRDRFVAVVPADSRLAERTSLGWPTLMTRDFIALQRPSMVRRLLEQALEGRGVTLPAAFECHQLATVGRMVASGLGVSAVPSLCIDQMQELGAVCLPLEDPVIERDVGVLTWNSHELSVAALALQEVLAETISTPALAPPR